Proteins encoded in a region of the Macrobrachium nipponense isolate FS-2020 chromosome 39, ASM1510439v2, whole genome shotgun sequence genome:
- the LOC135210454 gene encoding uncharacterized protein LOC135210454, giving the protein MVIGPAPLAPLAASAPLTPLTLPASLAHTNPPAPLVPPAPHAAPAPLAAPAPLTPLAVPAPLAAPAPLDPLAPPAPHTAPAPLAAPAPLTPLSPPAPPAPLAPLATPAPLAAPAPLAPPVPPALPAPLTSPPPPPPLPPPSPPPPPLPLHPLPPSASQLYDQYFRSCSPWPGVLLLYHVSQLLCPCRATGLFRMIFLGGNSTTTWFSFLQSQYSAS; this is encoded by the coding sequence ATGGTCATTGGTCCTGCTCCTCTTGCTCCTCTTGCTGCTTCTGCTCCTCTTACTCCTCTTACTCTTCCTGCTTCTCTTGCTCATACTAATCCTCCTGCTCCTCTTGTTCCTCCTGCTCCTCATGCTGCTCCGGCTCCTCTTGCTGCTCCTGCTCCTCTTACTCCTCTTGCTGTTCCTGCTCCTCTTGCTGCTCCTGCTCCTCTTGATCCTCttgctcctcctgctcctcatACCGCTCCGGCTCCTCTTGCTGCTCCTGCTCCTCttactcctctttctcctcctgctcctcctgctcctcttgCTCCTCTTGCAACTCCTGCTCCTCTTGCTGCTCCTGCTCCTCTTGCTCCTCCTGTTCCTCCTGCTCTTCCAGCTCCTcttacttctcctcctcctcctcctcctcttcctcctccttctcctccccctcctcctcttcctctacaTCCTCTTCCCCCTTCGGCATCTCAACTTTATGACCAATATTTCAGAAGTTGCTCTCCATGGCCTGGCGTCCTTCTGTTGTATCATGTCTCTCAACTTCTCTGTCCTTGTAGGGCGACTGGGTTATTTCGCATGATTTTTTTAGGGGGAAATTCCACAACGACGTGGTTCAGTTTCCTACAATCACAATACAGTGCTTCTTAG